A genomic window from Paraburkholderia phytofirmans OLGA172 includes:
- a CDS encoding serine/threonine protein kinase produces MASLAHVIRDYQSGELSRDEFVAQLDSTLTTEGLGPTQLLEMLGVAHRKSPLPDDLYTEVRRRIEQLRVSNVAAGGEETGMQTTVEIPSVRSASGASEASSAGAASAAGAPGHDQIKGTGDTLNNRFVLEECLGVGGMGTVYKALDLRKLEASDRKPYVAIKVLNVQFRGNPNSLVALQREARKAQVLAHRNIIAVYDFDRDGPIVYLTMEYLTGKPLSQLLRTPGYKGMPVRAALPIVRGMCNALAYAHEHGFVHCDFKPANVFLTTNAEVKVIDFGIARVFQRPEEETDATVFDPGSLGALTPAYASPEMIEHREPDPRDDIYALGCITYELLTGHHPFDRLSATQARNADFKPQRPSNLDAKQWRALRAALSFDRNTRMPSVARFIAEFDNEARAEKSGTLAKAGLAGLAVVCAAVVGVFALRSAPNRQSGTQPAATTSEASADQAASAATPVAAAPVASAPEPPSTAAPVAGGTAQPPAPPAPLAPKPALTLAAVAPVLAQVPCSALSASAQDHSLTVRGYVSQRYGAAHLKDTLVALPGVDTLALEVEPLADDKCDTIKALAPYWTRNWQAGHVASLHVRPPGGQLSDGDPLVVDVTTPGYDSYVNLDYYQLDGSVVHMVPSPRAKDNQAPPHYAATIGSAGDWVISKPFGSEMVVLLITPAQLFDKPRPESESRADYLRALNMRLAQIAGKFGQDHIVADFAPITTKPRTP; encoded by the coding sequence ATGGCTAGCCTTGCGCATGTGATTCGCGACTATCAGAGCGGCGAGCTGTCACGTGACGAGTTCGTCGCCCAACTCGACAGCACGTTGACGACCGAAGGACTCGGTCCCACACAGCTGCTGGAAATGCTCGGCGTAGCACATCGAAAATCGCCGCTGCCCGACGATCTCTACACCGAAGTGCGTCGGCGCATTGAACAGTTGCGTGTCTCGAACGTGGCGGCGGGCGGCGAGGAAACCGGCATGCAGACCACCGTCGAGATACCGTCGGTACGCTCGGCGAGCGGGGCGAGCGAAGCAAGCTCGGCAGGTGCAGCGAGCGCCGCCGGCGCGCCGGGACATGATCAGATCAAAGGCACCGGCGATACGCTGAACAACCGTTTCGTTCTCGAGGAATGTCTGGGTGTCGGCGGAATGGGCACGGTGTACAAGGCGCTCGATTTGCGCAAGCTCGAAGCGTCGGATCGCAAGCCGTATGTTGCGATCAAGGTGCTCAACGTCCAGTTCCGCGGCAACCCGAATTCGCTCGTCGCGCTGCAACGCGAGGCGCGCAAGGCGCAGGTGCTCGCGCACCGCAACATCATCGCGGTGTACGACTTCGACCGCGACGGACCGATCGTCTACCTGACGATGGAGTACCTCACCGGCAAGCCGCTCAGCCAGCTATTGCGCACGCCGGGCTATAAGGGAATGCCAGTTCGCGCTGCGCTGCCGATTGTGCGCGGCATGTGCAATGCACTTGCCTATGCGCACGAACACGGCTTCGTGCATTGCGATTTCAAGCCCGCCAACGTCTTTCTCACGACGAATGCCGAAGTGAAAGTGATCGACTTCGGCATCGCCCGCGTGTTCCAGCGGCCGGAGGAGGAGACCGATGCCACGGTGTTCGACCCCGGCAGTCTCGGCGCGTTGACGCCTGCGTATGCGAGTCCGGAAATGATCGAGCATCGCGAGCCGGATCCGCGCGACGATATCTATGCGCTCGGCTGCATTACGTATGAGCTATTGACGGGCCACCATCCGTTCGACCGGTTGTCGGCGACACAGGCGCGCAATGCTGATTTTAAGCCGCAGCGGCCGTCCAATCTCGATGCGAAGCAGTGGCGCGCGTTGCGGGCTGCGCTGTCGTTCGATCGAAACACGCGCATGCCGAGTGTCGCGCGTTTTATTGCGGAGTTCGACAACGAAGCGCGCGCGGAGAAGTCGGGCACGTTGGCGAAGGCCGGGCTCGCGGGGTTGGCGGTGGTGTGTGCGGCGGTTGTCGGCGTGTTTGCTTTGCGGTCGGCGCCAAATCGTCAGAGCGGGACACAGCCGGCTGCGACTACTTCGGAGGCGTCTGCGGATCAAGCGGCTTCGGCGGCGACGCCTGTTGCTGCCGCACCGGTAGCGAGTGCGCCTGAGCCACCGTCAACTGCCGCGCCGGTTGCCGGGGGCACAGCGCAGCCTCCCGCACCGCCCGCGCCGCTCGCGCCGAAACCCGCGCTGACCTTAGCCGCCGTCGCGCCGGTGCTGGCGCAGGTGCCGTGTTCGGCGCTGTCCGCTTCGGCACAGGATCATTCGTTGACGGTGCGCGGCTACGTCTCGCAGCGCTACGGCGCGGCGCATCTGAAGGATACGCTGGTGGCATTGCCGGGCGTCGATACGCTCGCGCTGGAAGTCGAGCCGCTCGCCGACGACAAATGCGACACGATCAAAGCACTCGCTCCCTATTGGACCCGCAACTGGCAAGCAGGGCACGTTGCGTCGCTGCATGTGCGGCCGCCCGGCGGACAGTTGAGCGACGGCGATCCGCTAGTCGTCGACGTGACGACACCAGGCTACGACTCGTACGTGAACCTCGACTACTATCAGCTCGACGGCAGCGTCGTGCACATGGTGCCGAGTCCGCGTGCGAAGGACAATCAGGCGCCCCCGCACTATGCGGCCACCATCGGCAGCGCGGGCGACTGGGTCATTTCGAAGCCGTTTGGATCGGAGATGGTGGTGCTTCTGATTACGCCGGCGCAGCTATTCGACAAGCCGCGCCCCGAAAGCGAATCACGTGCCGATTATCTGCGCGCACTGAATATGCGACTCGCGCAGATCGCCGGCAAATTCGGCCAGGATCATATCGTCGCGGACTTCGCGCCGATCACGACCAAGCCGCGCACGCCTTAA
- a CDS encoding SUMF1/EgtB/PvdO family nonheme iron enzyme, producing MWRTFLLVCMAGAIQAHWGSVYAAAQRDGAEYGAAATRTAATFIAPLALRKDNPQQARIALVIGNGAYGDHAGPVSDNAPRDAEAMRDTLRAHGFDVIMRTDATAQEMRQAISEFRQRLQDGGTGLFYFAGHGLQIGRQTLLVPAGINARAPARVVSEGVDLNTVLQTMRAPRAGALNLVILDTCLNNPFSADVSLDTATLPANTLVAYATAPGGFAADGTHHGVYTNALLRALNDTSSTQDLAGLFQHVATRVSEVTGGEQTPWIASSLAWDARLTEPASRAATVALTSATNDGAVVALRSRGILPKDSSEQYEITFWNSIKDSNYPGDYEAYLKAYPNGRFATLAHARIDRLHAAASASAPPASPAATPSVAPPVAPSPQAARPTPPASAQPQDHPHAAAPPPTTTTTTAPSAAPSTPAVAQKPTAHPPVAGESRDCATCPIMVALPAGAFPMGSNTDDPSEKPVHHVTIGAPFAIGKYAVTVEQWNACVAANACQKLTPESNTNKAAPARDLSWDDAQQYVKWLSKTTGKPYRLPTEAEWEYADRGGTTTAYWWGDQMRKGNANCKDCGDPWHKEGPETAGSFAPNPVGLYDMNGSVWEWVADCWHNSYQSAPADGHAWDSPSCDMRVIRGGSWREGGSYMLSATRFKYSASVRQSQDGFRVVKDLK from the coding sequence ATGTGGCGAACATTCCTGCTGGTGTGCATGGCCGGGGCAATTCAGGCGCATTGGGGCAGCGTTTATGCCGCGGCGCAGCGTGACGGCGCGGAGTATGGCGCTGCCGCTACGCGTACGGCGGCAACGTTCATCGCGCCACTCGCACTGCGAAAAGACAACCCGCAGCAAGCGCGCATTGCGCTGGTGATCGGCAACGGCGCGTACGGCGATCACGCAGGCCCGGTTAGCGATAATGCGCCGCGCGACGCTGAAGCCATGCGCGACACGCTGCGTGCGCACGGCTTCGACGTCATCATGCGCACCGATGCGACGGCGCAGGAAATGCGGCAAGCCATCAGTGAATTCCGCCAACGTCTGCAAGACGGCGGCACCGGCCTCTTCTATTTCGCGGGACATGGCTTGCAAATCGGACGGCAGACGCTGCTCGTGCCAGCCGGCATCAATGCACGCGCGCCGGCGCGGGTGGTCAGCGAGGGCGTCGATTTGAATACCGTATTGCAGACGATGCGCGCGCCGCGTGCCGGCGCACTCAATCTCGTGATTCTCGATACGTGCCTGAACAATCCCTTCTCCGCTGACGTATCACTCGATACGGCCACGCTGCCCGCCAATACGCTGGTCGCTTACGCGACGGCGCCAGGCGGGTTTGCAGCGGACGGCACGCACCACGGCGTGTATACGAATGCATTGCTGCGCGCGCTCAACGACACTTCGTCGACACAGGATCTTGCGGGATTGTTTCAACATGTCGCGACGCGGGTTAGCGAGGTTACTGGCGGCGAGCAAACGCCGTGGATCGCGTCGTCGCTTGCGTGGGACGCGCGTCTGACCGAGCCGGCATCTCGCGCGGCTACTGTGGCGCTCACATCCGCTACCAACGACGGCGCGGTTGTCGCGCTGCGCAGCCGAGGCATTCTGCCGAAGGACAGCAGCGAGCAATACGAAATCACTTTCTGGAATTCCATCAAGGACAGCAACTATCCCGGCGATTACGAGGCTTATCTGAAGGCCTATCCGAACGGCCGCTTCGCCACGCTTGCCCACGCACGCATTGACCGGCTGCACGCCGCGGCATCGGCGAGCGCGCCACCTGCTTCGCCTGCTGCCACGCCATCTGTTGCACCGCCGGTTGCACCGTCACCACAAGCCGCGCGGCCAACTCCACCCGCAAGCGCGCAGCCGCAAGACCACCCGCACGCTGCTGCACCGCCACCGACGACAACTACGACGACCGCCCCATCCGCTGCCCCTTCCACACCGGCAGTCGCGCAAAAGCCCACGGCGCATCCACCCGTCGCTGGCGAAAGCCGCGATTGCGCCACCTGCCCAATCATGGTCGCCTTGCCTGCGGGCGCATTCCCGATGGGCAGCAACACCGACGACCCCTCCGAAAAGCCCGTCCATCACGTGACCATTGGGGCGCCGTTCGCGATCGGCAAATACGCAGTGACCGTCGAGCAATGGAATGCGTGCGTGGCCGCGAACGCCTGTCAAAAGCTCACGCCCGAAAGCAATACGAACAAAGCGGCGCCGGCACGCGACCTCAGTTGGGACGACGCGCAACAGTACGTGAAATGGCTGAGCAAAACGACCGGCAAACCCTACCGCTTGCCCACCGAAGCCGAATGGGAATACGCGGACCGTGGCGGCACCACGACGGCCTACTGGTGGGGCGATCAGATGCGCAAGGGCAACGCCAATTGCAAGGACTGCGGCGATCCCTGGCACAAGGAAGGGCCCGAGACCGCCGGTTCGTTCGCGCCGAATCCGGTCGGCTTGTATGACATGAACGGCAGCGTCTGGGAATGGGTCGCCGATTGCTGGCACAACTCCTACCAGAGCGCGCCCGCCGACGGCCACGCATGGGACAGCCCCAGTTGCGATATGCGGGTGATTCGCGGCGGCTCTTGGCGCGAAGGCGGGAGCTATATGCTGAGCGCGACACGCTTCAAGTACAGCGCAAGCGTGCGCCAATCGCAGGATGGCTTCAGGGTGGTCAAGGATCTTAAGTGA
- a CDS encoding MFS transporter, with amino-acid sequence MTPSLDTPLPSGQLLPFRESLLAMLGVAFVSMLVALDQTIVGTALPRIVADLKGFDLYAWVATAYMLASVITIPIFGRLGDLFGRKPFLIAAILLFTCASVLCGFATSMLLLVISRGLQGIGGGILIGTVFATVADLFPNPKLRLRWLVFVTSAFGIANMVGPTLGGMLTQYGGWRLVFFVNVPVGLVSLLFVQRFLPPLHHLRSKDPVRLDWLGAFVIAVTFGALQLLIELFPKYGVDTITIVLAVVAASFAMTLWLWERRIKYPIIPVDMLLDRKLSALFAMSVLGGFALFSLVFYVPLLFQGGYAMSAHDSGMLITPLLLGTTVGSVVNNRIVTRIRRANGIMYVGFALSALACLSVIVLRGTEPHLVWMSCMGISGLGLGLVATSLTVCSQQIVARDQIGAATALLQSLRTFGGMLGTVMTGALLGHLYTQGVHRSLASYQATQWFKSFASPELLVDRAEQAALINRLVSAGHAGDAMMNSARDALVQSIHIGILVAGGAALVGLCLAWFVPPVRIGYAEGELVVGGGAEQGEGNAPRGNML; translated from the coding sequence ATGACGCCCAGTCTCGACACGCCTCTACCCAGCGGACAATTGCTGCCGTTTCGCGAGTCGCTGCTGGCGATGCTCGGTGTCGCCTTTGTCTCGATGCTGGTGGCGCTCGATCAAACTATCGTCGGCACCGCGCTGCCGCGCATCGTCGCCGATCTGAAGGGCTTCGATCTGTACGCATGGGTCGCCACGGCTTACATGCTGGCTTCGGTGATCACCATTCCGATCTTCGGGCGGCTGGGTGATTTGTTCGGCCGCAAGCCGTTTTTGATCGCCGCGATTCTGTTGTTTACCTGCGCGTCGGTATTGTGCGGGTTTGCCACCAGCATGCTGTTGCTGGTGATTTCGCGCGGATTGCAGGGGATAGGCGGCGGCATTCTGATCGGCACGGTGTTCGCCACTGTCGCCGATCTGTTCCCCAATCCGAAACTGCGGCTGCGTTGGCTCGTGTTTGTCACGTCCGCGTTCGGCATCGCCAATATGGTCGGGCCGACGCTCGGGGGCATGCTCACGCAATACGGCGGCTGGCGGCTGGTGTTTTTCGTCAACGTGCCGGTCGGCCTCGTGTCGCTGCTGTTCGTGCAGCGCTTTTTGCCGCCGCTGCATCACCTGCGGAGCAAGGACCCCGTGCGGCTCGACTGGCTTGGCGCGTTCGTGATCGCGGTCACTTTCGGCGCGCTGCAATTGCTGATCGAATTGTTTCCGAAGTATGGCGTCGACACGATAACGATCGTGCTGGCCGTCGTCGCGGCGAGTTTTGCAATGACGCTGTGGCTATGGGAGCGGAGGATCAAGTATCCGATCATTCCGGTGGATATGCTGTTGGATCGCAAGCTTTCCGCGCTCTTTGCGATGTCCGTGCTCGGCGGCTTCGCGCTGTTTTCGCTGGTGTTTTATGTGCCGCTGCTGTTTCAGGGCGGCTATGCGATGTCTGCGCATGACTCGGGCATGTTGATTACGCCGCTGCTGCTCGGTACGACGGTCGGCAGTGTGGTGAACAATCGTATCGTCACACGGATTCGCCGCGCGAACGGCATTATGTATGTGGGTTTTGCGCTGTCCGCGCTGGCGTGTCTGAGCGTGATCGTGCTCAGAGGTACCGAGCCGCATCTGGTGTGGATGTCGTGCATGGGCATCAGCGGGCTTGGGCTCGGTCTGGTGGCGACCAGTCTGACTGTCTGTTCGCAGCAGATCGTCGCGCGTGATCAGATCGGTGCGGCGACGGCGTTGCTGCAATCGTTGCGTACTTTTGGGGGGATGCTGGGTACGGTGATGACCGGTGCGTTGCTCGGGCATCTTTATACGCAGGGGGTGCATCGTTCGCTCGCCTCGTATCAGGCGACGCAGTGGTTCAAATCGTTTGCGAGCCCGGAGTTGTTGGTGGATCGTGCGGAGCAGGCGGCGTTGATTAATCGTCTGGTGAGCGCCGGGCATGCGGGCGATGCGATGATGAATTCTGCGCGGGATGCGCTTGTGCAGTCGATTCATATTGGGATTCTGGTGGCGGGTGGGGCTGCGTTGGTTGGGTTGTGTCTGGCGTGGTTTGTGCCGCCGGTGAGGATTGGGTATGCGGAGGGGGAATTGGTGGTGGGTGGGGGAGCGGAGCAAGGTGAGGGGAATGCGCCGCGGGGGAATATGCTTTAG
- a CDS encoding DUF3303 domain-containing protein has product MKFIVQWNGLPTAENSVIERFMKTGGQAPEGVKLLGRWHAVGGLHGFAVVEAEDTRGLAALALEWGDLLTMSVVPAMTDEELGAALGAQQAARK; this is encoded by the coding sequence ATGAAATTCATCGTGCAATGGAATGGCCTGCCGACGGCGGAAAACTCCGTCATCGAGCGCTTCATGAAAACCGGCGGCCAGGCGCCTGAAGGCGTCAAATTGCTGGGGCGCTGGCATGCAGTCGGCGGATTGCATGGCTTTGCGGTCGTCGAGGCGGAAGATACGCGCGGACTGGCAGCACTGGCGCTCGAATGGGGCGATTTACTGACGATGAGCGTTGTCCCGGCGATGACGGACGAAGAGCTCGGCGCGGCATTGGGCGCGCAACAGGCCGCGCGCAAGTAA
- a CDS encoding acyltransferase family protein, which yields MNFAYFCGLWKIKNCEQTTMANEQEGKYDFIDALRGFAIVVVIVHHAMRAVALHSAMGKPGLMSSWLQTYWADGARGVQLFFVISALTLCLSAAKRSTDAFPWTDFAIRRLFRIAPMFYAAFAYFCFWPMFRGKFGTDIPSLSNILTTLTFVNGWFPAFITSHVLVPGGWSVSMEMSFYAIFPALFIVVRTLRRSLAALCVSLVLTFVANRLLLSNGSSGNRLDLETFAFFWLPNQLPVFISGFALYHVLFGPRSAAVVTWLQEQPRYLQAAEIAVLVVAPFMPFLHIPGIPSHFQYAIFIALVVTLLRFRRSTVLVNKVICFVGKISYSAYLIHFAVLARVIQILNTRGFNGTLSADEYWLILSVATVIGTVAIATITHRFIEEPGQRVGKRLIDTLVARRTTAQRRRNAVSKDAAIW from the coding sequence ATGAATTTTGCGTATTTTTGCGGTCTTTGGAAAATCAAAAACTGCGAGCAGACCACCATGGCCAATGAGCAAGAAGGAAAATACGACTTTATCGACGCGCTAAGGGGATTTGCGATCGTGGTAGTCATAGTTCATCACGCGATGAGGGCAGTTGCGCTGCACAGCGCGATGGGAAAGCCCGGTCTGATGTCTTCTTGGTTGCAAACATATTGGGCAGATGGCGCGCGGGGCGTTCAACTTTTCTTCGTCATTAGCGCTTTGACCCTTTGCCTGTCTGCCGCCAAGCGATCGACGGACGCGTTTCCGTGGACCGATTTTGCCATCCGTCGCCTGTTTCGAATCGCGCCGATGTTTTACGCTGCGTTCGCGTATTTTTGCTTTTGGCCCATGTTCAGGGGGAAATTCGGAACAGATATACCAAGTCTTTCGAACATCCTCACCACGCTCACCTTTGTCAACGGTTGGTTTCCTGCGTTCATCACCTCACACGTGCTAGTGCCTGGCGGTTGGTCGGTCAGCATGGAGATGTCGTTCTACGCTATCTTTCCGGCACTGTTCATTGTGGTCCGCACCCTACGGCGGTCACTGGCCGCGCTGTGCGTTTCCCTCGTGCTCACATTCGTCGCCAACCGTCTTTTGCTTTCGAACGGAAGTAGCGGTAACCGGCTGGATTTGGAAACGTTTGCTTTCTTTTGGCTTCCGAATCAGCTGCCGGTATTCATAAGCGGTTTTGCTCTATATCACGTTCTCTTCGGACCGCGCTCAGCTGCAGTAGTGACGTGGCTGCAAGAGCAGCCTCGATATCTTCAAGCTGCCGAGATAGCGGTGCTGGTCGTTGCCCCATTTATGCCATTTTTGCACATCCCGGGCATCCCTTCACACTTCCAGTACGCGATTTTTATCGCGTTAGTGGTTACTCTGCTTCGTTTCAGAAGATCGACAGTTCTGGTGAACAAGGTGATCTGCTTTGTTGGAAAGATTAGCTACAGCGCGTACCTGATCCACTTCGCAGTACTTGCACGGGTCATACAGATTTTGAACACGCGAGGCTTCAACGGTACTTTGTCCGCTGACGAGTACTGGTTGATACTGAGCGTCGCAACTGTAATCGGAACCGTAGCCATTGCTACTATCACACATCGTTTCATCGAAGAGCCAGGCCAGCGAGTCGGAAAGCGTCTGATAGACACACTCGTGGCAAGACGAACCACTGCTCAACGTAGACGCAACGCAGTCTCGAAAGATGCAGCGATATGGTAG